A single Natrinema pellirubrum DSM 15624 DNA region contains:
- the tuf gene encoding translation elongation factor EF-1 subunit alpha, whose product MSDQHQNLAIIGHVDHGKSTLVGRLLYETGSVPEHVIEQHREEAEEKGKGGFEFAYVMDNLAEERERGVTIDIAHQEFSTDAYDFTIVDCPGHRDFVKNMITGASQADNAVLVVAADDGVAPQTQEHVFLARTLGIDELIIGINKMDIVDYEESTFDEVVEEVNQLLKQVQFQTDDASFIPISAFEGDNIAEKSDNTPWYDGETLLEALNDLPEPEPPTDAPLRLPIQDVYTISGIGTVPVGRIETGLLNTGDNVSFQPSDVGGEVKTIEMHHEEVPKAEPGDNVGFNVRGIGKDDIRRGDVCGPADDPPSVAETFQAQVVVMQHPSVITAGYTPVFHAHTAQVACTIESIDKKMDPSSGEVAEENPDFIQSGDAAVVTIRPQKPLSIEPSSEIPELGSFAIRDMGQTIAAGKVLEVHEKE is encoded by the coding sequence ATGAGCGACCAACACCAGAACCTGGCCATCATCGGTCACGTCGACCACGGGAAGAGTACGCTCGTGGGGCGACTCCTCTACGAGACGGGGAGCGTACCCGAGCACGTCATCGAACAGCACCGCGAAGAAGCCGAAGAGAAGGGTAAGGGCGGCTTCGAGTTCGCCTACGTCATGGACAACCTCGCCGAGGAGCGAGAGCGTGGTGTCACCATCGACATCGCCCACCAGGAGTTCTCGACGGACGCCTACGACTTCACAATCGTCGACTGTCCGGGCCACCGAGACTTCGTCAAGAACATGATCACCGGGGCCTCGCAGGCCGACAACGCGGTCCTCGTCGTCGCCGCCGACGACGGTGTCGCGCCCCAGACCCAGGAACACGTCTTCCTGGCTCGTACCCTCGGTATCGACGAACTCATCATCGGCATCAACAAGATGGACATCGTCGACTACGAGGAGTCGACGTTCGACGAGGTCGTCGAGGAAGTCAACCAGCTGCTCAAGCAGGTTCAGTTCCAGACCGACGACGCCTCGTTCATCCCGATCTCGGCGTTCGAAGGCGACAACATCGCCGAGAAGTCCGACAACACGCCGTGGTACGACGGCGAAACCCTGCTCGAGGCCCTGAACGACCTGCCGGAGCCGGAGCCGCCGACGGACGCGCCGCTTCGACTCCCGATCCAGGACGTCTACACGATTTCGGGTATCGGTACCGTCCCTGTCGGACGTATCGAGACCGGCCTCCTCAACACCGGCGACAACGTCTCCTTCCAGCCCAGCGACGTGGGCGGCGAGGTCAAGACGATCGAGATGCACCACGAAGAGGTGCCCAAAGCAGAGCCCGGTGACAACGTCGGCTTCAACGTCCGCGGCATCGGCAAGGACGACATCCGACGTGGTGACGTCTGTGGCCCCGCCGACGACCCGCCAAGCGTCGCCGAGACGTTCCAGGCCCAGGTCGTCGTCATGCAACACCCCAGCGTGATCACGGCCGGCTACACCCCGGTCTTCCACGCTCACACGGCTCAGGTCGCCTGTACGATCGAGTCGATCGACAAGAAGATGGACCCCTCGAGCGGCGAGGTCGCCGAGGAGAACCCCGACTTCATCCAGTCGGGCGACGCTGCCGTGGTCACCATCCGACCGCAAAAGCCCCTCAGCATCGAACCGTCCAGCGAGATCCCCGAACTCGGGAGCTTCGCCATCCGCGACATGGGTCAGACCATCGCCGCCGGCAAGGTCCTCGAAGTCCACGAGAAAGAATAA
- the rpsJ gene encoding 30S ribosomal protein S10, giving the protein MQQARVRLAGTSPDDLDDICDDVREIANNTGVNLSGPIPLPTKTLEVPTRKSPDGEGTATWEHWEMRVHKRLIDLDADERALRQLMRIQVPNDVSIEIVLED; this is encoded by the coding sequence ATGCAGCAAGCACGCGTTCGACTCGCGGGCACGAGTCCAGACGACTTAGACGACATCTGCGACGACGTCCGCGAGATCGCGAACAACACCGGCGTCAACCTGAGCGGTCCGATCCCGCTGCCGACGAAGACCCTCGAGGTGCCGACCCGGAAATCGCCTGACGGCGAGGGCACTGCGACGTGGGAGCACTGGGAGATGCGCGTCCACAAGCGCCTGATCGATCTGGACGCCGACGAACGCGCACTCCGACAGCTCATGCGCATTCAGGTGCCGAACGACGTCTCGATCGAGATCGTCCTCGAAGACTGA
- a CDS encoding rhomboid family intramembrane serine protease, with protein sequence MARPSTSQSTIDLRPDAGSEESGPRSSSAVLEVLAVFVLVFVIQGLTALVGVMGTFFVLRPPLAADPWTIVTSVYAHDGLGHLVSNGLALIVFGWPVARATTRARFHAFVAVTGATAGTAQIVLTRLLASVPLLPVAPSPGVLGASGAVFALLGYLLASNRLSSGLGSLVDVPPWLSALVVIGLAVAVTVATASPGVALLAHFVGFLVGAVAGRARLLAVGSSDGSDATRI encoded by the coding sequence ATGGCCCGTCCCTCCACGTCCCAATCGACGATCGACCTGCGACCCGACGCCGGGAGCGAGGAGTCGGGACCCCGCTCGAGTAGCGCCGTCCTCGAGGTGCTTGCCGTCTTCGTCCTGGTCTTCGTCATCCAGGGGCTGACCGCGCTGGTCGGCGTGATGGGAACGTTCTTCGTCCTCAGACCGCCGCTGGCCGCCGACCCGTGGACGATCGTCACGAGCGTCTACGCCCACGACGGCCTCGGCCACCTCGTCTCGAACGGCCTCGCTCTGATCGTCTTCGGCTGGCCGGTCGCGCGAGCGACGACGCGGGCCCGCTTTCACGCCTTCGTCGCCGTGACGGGCGCGACCGCTGGCACTGCCCAGATCGTCCTCACGCGACTGCTCGCGTCGGTACCGCTGCTCCCCGTCGCGCCCTCGCCCGGCGTCCTCGGGGCCAGCGGTGCCGTCTTCGCCCTGCTGGGCTATCTCCTCGCGTCGAACCGCCTCTCGAGCGGCCTGGGCTCGCTCGTCGACGTCCCGCCCTGGCTGTCGGCGCTTGTCGTCATCGGCCTCGCGGTCGCGGTCACCGTCGCAACCGCCTCGCCCGGCGTCGCGCTGCTGGCACACTTCGTCGGCTTCCTCGTCGGTGCCGTCGCCGGACGGGCGCGCCTTCTCGCGGTCGGGTCGAGTGACGGCTCGGACGCCACGAGGATTTGA
- a CDS encoding lipid II:glycine glycyltransferase FemX, giving the protein MAQGTGGEARSRLRRVGAVLSEHVSPTVDADSSLEIEVVDSVAEVGRERWNGLVERSSRGSVFHRYEWLAAVESGLGYPARHLVVRKDGNVIGCLPNVVVGIEKTPFKRLSSAYPGFGGPLLPTDTMDALERVLDAVPSHCGGRTIVHQIRGLDAGYLRYNDPLQERGYRPYRRECRFLLDLTQGHDAIRSGMSRTRRRGIEHGEDGDYEIVAEDITRGNLRRFHRTYERVMDRVGAAAYPFSFFDALRPMADRLLLLTIRIDGEYAGGMLEILDDERDAVHGFFAAVPREYFDDHASELLYDRVFQWGIDHGYETYDFGSTTTDFTDGVFRFKESFGGRAVPVLVWERGCSPLWRLVKIGRSLYWPYYT; this is encoded by the coding sequence ATGGCACAAGGGACCGGCGGCGAAGCGCGCTCGAGACTCCGTCGCGTCGGGGCGGTGCTGTCCGAACACGTCAGCCCCACGGTCGATGCGGACTCGAGCCTCGAGATCGAAGTCGTCGATTCGGTCGCGGAGGTCGGCCGAGAGCGCTGGAACGGGCTGGTCGAGCGCTCGAGTCGGGGGAGCGTCTTTCATCGCTACGAATGGCTCGCGGCGGTCGAGTCGGGGCTTGGGTATCCGGCCCGACATCTCGTGGTGCGAAAGGACGGGAACGTGATCGGTTGTCTGCCGAACGTCGTCGTCGGGATCGAGAAGACGCCGTTCAAGCGGCTTTCGTCGGCCTATCCTGGCTTCGGCGGACCGCTGTTGCCGACGGACACGATGGACGCGCTCGAGCGGGTACTCGATGCGGTGCCGTCGCACTGTGGCGGGCGGACGATCGTCCACCAGATTCGGGGACTGGACGCGGGATATCTGCGGTACAACGATCCGCTGCAGGAGCGGGGGTATCGCCCGTATCGGCGCGAGTGTCGGTTCCTGCTGGATCTGACGCAGGGTCACGACGCGATCCGTTCGGGCATGAGTCGGACTCGGCGACGGGGGATCGAACACGGCGAGGACGGCGACTACGAGATCGTCGCGGAGGACATCACCCGCGGGAACCTCCGGCGGTTCCACCGCACGTACGAACGGGTCATGGACCGCGTCGGCGCAGCGGCCTACCCGTTCTCCTTTTTCGATGCGCTCCGTCCGATGGCCGACCGGCTCCTCCTGCTGACGATCCGGATCGACGGCGAGTACGCCGGCGGGATGCTCGAGATCCTCGACGACGAGCGGGACGCAGTTCATGGCTTTTTCGCGGCTGTGCCGCGGGAGTACTTCGACGATCACGCGTCGGAACTGCTCTACGATCGGGTGTTCCAGTGGGGAATCGATCATGGCTACGAGACCTACGACTTCGGGAGTACGACCACGGACTTCACGGACGGCGTCTTCCGGTTCAAGGAGAGTTTCGGCGGACGGGCCGTCCCGGTCCTCGTCTGGGAGCGGGGCTGTAGTCCCCTCTGGCGACTGGTGAAGATCGGCCGGTCGCTGTACTGGCCGTACTACACCTGA
- a CDS encoding helix-turn-helix domain-containing protein: MRYVTYVITPPRGYFDRGAERLRELGVTFDAVRNVEQLDDGTIMTQKVLRGDRAVAERALEETGPTVVDYQLTDAGDRSILQLHYEPSDLTRELRAIHDRHAVLLDYPLEYTGPANRSLRVSEIGREDALRRLIEETRAIVDVEIERLGSYDPSAERPFTELTDRQREVLRVAVEEGYYEEPRQVTYGDIAARLDCSAGTVGQHLRRIEARLMSSLISGDAERAAETDGHPDPPATGPSR, from the coding sequence ATGCGATACGTGACATACGTTATCACGCCACCACGGGGGTACTTCGATCGGGGTGCGGAGCGTCTCCGGGAACTTGGGGTCACGTTCGATGCCGTTCGGAACGTCGAGCAACTCGACGACGGGACGATCATGACACAGAAAGTACTGCGGGGGGATCGGGCCGTCGCCGAGCGGGCACTCGAAGAGACGGGGCCGACGGTCGTCGACTACCAGTTGACCGACGCCGGCGATAGGTCGATCCTTCAACTCCACTACGAGCCGAGCGACCTCACGCGGGAGTTACGGGCGATACACGACCGACATGCGGTGTTGCTCGACTACCCGCTCGAGTACACCGGGCCGGCAAACCGGAGCCTCCGCGTCTCGGAGATCGGCCGCGAGGACGCACTCCGTCGTCTCATCGAGGAGACGCGGGCGATCGTCGACGTCGAAATCGAGCGACTCGGCAGCTACGATCCGTCCGCCGAACGGCCCTTTACCGAACTGACCGATCGCCAGCGGGAGGTGTTACGCGTCGCCGTCGAGGAGGGATACTACGAGGAGCCCCGGCAGGTCACCTACGGGGATATCGCCGCCCGGCTGGACTGTTCTGCGGGAACGGTCGGCCAACACCTCCGCCGGATCGAAGCCCGGCTCATGTCGTCGCTCATCAGCGGCGACGCCGAACGGGCGGCCGAGACCGACGGGCACCCCGATCCTCCGGCGACTGGCCCGTCCCGATAG
- a CDS encoding PQQ-binding-like beta-propeller repeat protein, translating into MPSRRQALASGVLGVGGLFGGYAAVDDRADAATIDWPMARYDAAGTGHSPDAVGPKDDLRLAWEGRLADTGGFAVTPPVVVDETVYAGNENLTAFDAAGGDERFSYDSTFRSSPAYVSPSIYRTGTLTVSTDNGIAGLNAGGGLRAFGVQFGATRWRGPGPSPSSPPTNALESPPPVPADGTVYVAAPDRGEIVALGATDGSEQWRRRLDAGDEFSVTVRRPAVGDGTVFVTGWPSQVRALDAETGDVVWEDELDEQMVLPPTATADGVVVPTRDGLTVYEANGDVRWSRDLAGNATGGAAAVADGRVFFADGTESLHARDLETGTEEWTLAFTREAAPVVADGVVYVTGGYDLMILDAATGDRRFTRETDWFFSQPAVGDGVLYVVDGDRVLALEGDHE; encoded by the coding sequence ATGCCCTCCAGACGACAGGCGCTCGCGAGCGGCGTTCTCGGGGTCGGCGGCCTCTTCGGCGGCTACGCGGCCGTCGACGATCGAGCCGACGCCGCGACGATCGACTGGCCGATGGCCCGCTACGACGCCGCCGGAACCGGCCACAGCCCCGACGCGGTGGGTCCGAAAGACGACCTACGGCTCGCGTGGGAGGGGCGACTCGCGGACACCGGCGGCTTCGCGGTCACGCCGCCCGTGGTCGTCGACGAGACGGTCTATGCTGGCAACGAGAACCTCACCGCGTTCGACGCCGCGGGCGGCGACGAGCGGTTCTCGTACGACAGCACGTTCCGCTCCAGTCCCGCCTACGTCTCCCCCTCGATCTACCGGACCGGAACGCTGACGGTCAGTACGGACAACGGCATCGCCGGACTGAACGCCGGCGGCGGCCTCCGGGCGTTCGGCGTCCAGTTCGGTGCGACCCGGTGGCGCGGGCCGGGGCCGTCCCCCTCGTCACCGCCCACGAACGCGCTCGAGAGCCCGCCGCCGGTCCCCGCGGACGGGACGGTGTACGTCGCCGCCCCCGACCGCGGCGAGATCGTCGCGCTCGGGGCCACCGACGGCAGCGAGCAGTGGCGGCGACGGCTCGACGCCGGCGACGAGTTCAGCGTGACCGTCCGACGGCCGGCAGTGGGAGACGGGACCGTCTTCGTCACCGGCTGGCCGTCGCAGGTCCGGGCTCTCGACGCCGAAACGGGCGACGTCGTGTGGGAGGACGAACTCGACGAGCAGATGGTACTCCCGCCGACGGCGACGGCCGACGGGGTCGTCGTCCCGACTCGAGACGGCCTCACAGTCTACGAGGCGAACGGCGACGTTCGCTGGTCGCGGGATCTCGCGGGCAACGCGACCGGCGGCGCGGCCGCCGTCGCCGACGGCCGGGTGTTCTTCGCGGACGGTACCGAGTCGCTCCACGCACGCGATCTCGAGACGGGGACCGAGGAGTGGACGCTGGCGTTCACCCGGGAAGCGGCCCCCGTCGTCGCGGACGGCGTCGTCTACGTGACCGGCGGCTACGACCTCATGATCCTCGACGCCGCGACGGGTGACCGGCGGTTCACCCGCGAAACCGACTGGTTCTTCTCGCAACCGGCGGTCGGCGACGGCGTTCTCTACGTCGTCGACGGCGACCGCGTCCTCGCGCTGGAGGGAGACCATGAGTGA
- a CDS encoding 30S ribosomal protein S24e, whose product MDVDIISETENPMLHRTDVTFELSHEDATPERLQVRDSLAAKLNKDADEVVIRKLDTKFGMRKTVGQAKVYETADDARDVEQDHMLERNKIGADEEADAEAEPEEA is encoded by the coding sequence ATGGACGTCGACATCATCTCCGAAACGGAGAACCCCATGTTGCATCGGACCGACGTGACCTTCGAACTCTCCCACGAGGACGCGACTCCCGAGCGACTGCAGGTTCGGGACAGTCTGGCCGCGAAGCTGAACAAGGACGCCGACGAGGTCGTCATCCGCAAGCTCGACACCAAGTTCGGGATGCGCAAGACCGTCGGACAGGCCAAGGTCTACGAGACCGCAGACGACGCCCGTGACGTCGAGCAAGACCACATGCTCGAGCGGAACAAGATCGGTGCCGACGAGGAGGCCGACGCCGAGGCAGAACCGGAGGAAGCCTAA
- a CDS encoding 30S ribosomal protein S27ae, producing the protein MARYELYNDDGSTEREQCPRCGDVFLADHGDRKHCGKCSYTEWE; encoded by the coding sequence ATGGCTCGCTACGAACTCTACAACGACGATGGGAGTACGGAGCGCGAACAGTGCCCCCGCTGCGGTGACGTGTTCCTCGCCGACCACGGCGACCGCAAGCACTGCGGGAAGTGCAGTTACACCGAGTGGGAGTAA
- a CDS encoding bifunctional N(6)-L-threonylcarbamoyladenine synthase/serine/threonine protein kinase: MTDTRILGIEGTAWAASAAVFDAARDDVFIESDAYQPESGGIHPREAAEHMHEAVPRVVERALEYARETHDGPASEPPVDAVAFSRGPGLGPCLRVVGTAARALSQALSVPLVGVNHMVAHLEIGRHTSGFDAPVCLNASGANAHLLAYRNGRYRVLGETMDTGVGNAIDKFTRHVGWSHPGGPKVEEAAKEGDYVDLPYVVKGMDFSFSGIMSAAKQAYDDGVPVEDVCYSLQENIFGMLTEVSERALSLTGSDELVLGGGVGQNDRLREMLGEMCAQRGAEFHAPEPRFLRDNAGMIAVLGAKMYDAGDTLALEDSRVDPDFRPDQVAVTWRSDEPDLAAGRGAADAGDQQVRGAEALVDLEPAAGRVTKRREAKTYRHPELDDRLRRERTTLEARLTSLARREGVPTPVLSDIDPHESRLELEYVGERDLRAALTAAGVRDVGRHLARLHRAGFVHGDPTTRNVRVDGDRTYLIDFGLGYHTDHAEDYAMDLHVFDQSLVGTADDPEPLREAVRAGYREVGEERVLERLRAVEGRGRYQSDA; the protein is encoded by the coding sequence GTGACTGACACCCGCATCCTCGGTATCGAGGGCACCGCCTGGGCCGCCAGCGCGGCCGTCTTCGACGCCGCACGCGACGACGTGTTCATCGAGAGCGACGCCTACCAGCCCGAGAGCGGCGGCATTCACCCACGGGAAGCCGCCGAACACATGCACGAGGCCGTCCCCCGCGTCGTCGAACGCGCCCTCGAGTACGCCCGCGAGACCCACGACGGCCCCGCGAGCGAACCGCCGGTCGACGCGGTCGCCTTCTCTCGCGGGCCCGGCCTAGGCCCCTGTCTGCGGGTTGTCGGGACCGCCGCCCGCGCGCTGAGCCAGGCGCTTTCGGTGCCGCTGGTCGGCGTCAACCACATGGTCGCCCACCTCGAGATCGGTCGTCACACCTCCGGGTTCGACGCGCCGGTCTGTCTGAACGCCAGCGGCGCGAACGCGCACCTGCTGGCCTACCGCAACGGGCGCTATCGCGTCCTCGGCGAGACGATGGACACCGGCGTCGGCAACGCCATCGACAAGTTCACGCGTCACGTCGGCTGGTCCCACCCCGGCGGGCCGAAGGTCGAGGAGGCGGCGAAGGAGGGCGACTACGTCGACCTGCCCTACGTCGTCAAGGGGATGGATTTCTCCTTCTCGGGCATCATGAGCGCTGCCAAGCAGGCATACGACGATGGCGTCCCCGTCGAGGACGTCTGTTACTCCCTGCAGGAGAACATCTTCGGCATGCTGACCGAAGTCTCCGAACGCGCCCTCTCGCTGACCGGCAGCGACGAACTCGTCCTGGGCGGCGGCGTCGGACAGAACGACCGCCTGCGCGAGATGCTCGGGGAGATGTGCGCCCAGCGCGGGGCCGAGTTCCACGCCCCCGAGCCGCGGTTCCTGCGGGACAACGCGGGGATGATCGCCGTGCTAGGTGCGAAGATGTACGACGCCGGCGACACGCTCGCGCTCGAGGATTCGCGCGTCGACCCGGACTTCCGGCCGGATCAGGTAGCCGTCACCTGGCGCTCCGATGAGCCGGACCTCGCAGCCGGTCGCGGCGCGGCCGATGCGGGCGACCAGCAGGTCCGCGGTGCCGAGGCGCTGGTCGACCTCGAGCCCGCGGCCGGCCGCGTCACGAAGCGCCGCGAGGCAAAGACCTATCGCCACCCCGAACTCGACGACCGGCTGCGTCGCGAGCGGACGACGCTGGAGGCCCGACTGACGAGTCTGGCCCGCCGCGAGGGGGTGCCGACGCCGGTGCTGTCGGACATCGATCCCCACGAGTCTCGGTTGGAACTCGAGTACGTCGGCGAGCGGGACCTCCGCGCGGCGCTGACGGCTGCGGGCGTTCGTGACGTCGGCCGGCACCTCGCGCGGCTCCACCGGGCGGGGTTCGTCCACGGCGATCCGACGACGAGAAACGTCAGGGTCGACGGGGACCGAACGTATCTCATCGACTTCGGGCTCGGCTACCACACCGACCACGCCGAGGACTACGCGATGGACCTCCACGTCTTCGACCAGAGTCTCGTCGGGACCGCCGACGACCCCGAACCGCTGCGCGAGGCGGTCCGTGCGGGGTATCGCGAGGTCGGCGAGGAGCGCGTCCTCGAGCGCCTGCGAGCGGTCGAAGGCCGGGGCCGGTACCAGTCGGACGCGTAA
- a CDS encoding DUF5808 domain-containing protein → MADKSTSGEILGVPYNFERPSISRMLSSYWQPGEGMLVEKPFGVGYTLNLANWRSWIVVAVAGALLWQQEQGASGDDEESVDEPVEVIVDDTDD, encoded by the coding sequence ATGGCAGACAAGTCGACATCCGGTGAGATCCTCGGGGTACCGTACAACTTCGAACGACCGAGCATCAGTCGCATGCTCTCGTCGTACTGGCAGCCCGGCGAGGGGATGCTCGTCGAGAAGCCCTTCGGGGTCGGCTACACCCTGAACCTCGCCAACTGGCGCTCGTGGATCGTCGTCGCCGTCGCCGGTGCGCTGCTCTGGCAGCAGGAACAGGGCGCGTCCGGGGACGACGAGGAGTCGGTCGACGAGCCCGTCGAGGTCATCGTCGACGACACCGACGACTGA